ATTCTAGAGTTAATTTATCTCTAGATTCCGCCATTCCACAACAAATAATACCTTGAGGATTTTTGATTTTGATCGATTTAATGACTTGCTGAGCTGCTAATTCTGTATTTACAGGAAGTTTTCTGAGAAAATAGCAAAGATTAAAATATACTGGTTGCTTTTGGATTATTTTTAACAAGTCATCAGCAGAATTCGAGCTTTGATGAGGTAGCCATGTTTGAAAGGATGTTAAAAGTAGTTGAGAAGACATTGCTTTGTATTGAGTAGAGTCGAGGGAGAGTATAACCTCTCGCCCCTCTCTGTGAAATCCGAGCGTGCTGATTTCTCCGCACTCGGCTTCCGAAAATCTTAGCTTTCGCTTTTGCTCATGTGAGTGTATTGATGGCAGCTTCTATGAACAGCTAATAGGTTTTTGCTGTCCCAGTTGTCGTGGTTGCCATCGATGTGATGTAGTTCTACTCTTTCTGTGTCCAGAAATTTTAATTTACAGTACCCGCATGAATGGCTTTGTTTCTTGAGTGTCTTGGCTGTTGCTCCGTCGTAGAGGACGCTGTTTCTCTTAGACCAGTAAACTATATGGTTTTAAAATAAAAACCATGTCATCCGCATATCTTATGCTTTTGTAACGGTACTGCGTACCGTGATTGTATTTTCCTATATCTTCTATACCGTTTAAGGCGATATTCGCCAATAATGGTGAAACGACCCCTCCTTGGGGTGTTCCTTGATTAGGAAATTCTGGGTTAGTGCCTGATTTGAGACATTTGCGTATTCCGCTTATGGCAAAATTGGGGGCAATAATCCGATCTAGGATAGCCTTATGGCTTATGCGGTCGAAGCATTTTTCAATATCTAGTTCTAAGACTATTTTATCGATTCCATTTACTCTGCTATTGAGGTTGTTGAACAGTTGTCTTTGGGCATCATGAGTGCCTCTTCCTGGTCGGAAACCGTAGCTTAGTGCGTGGAATGTTGCTTCGTGTGCTGGTTCTAGAGCATATTTGACAAGACATTGCCATGCTCTATCGGCAATAGTGGGAACTTTTAACAATTGCTTCGAGCCGTCCTTTTTTGGGATGGGTATCTCTCTTAAGCCTTGATGACACCAAGTCTTTGTCTTTTTCTCTAATCGCTTTAAATATTCTTCTTTGTAGACGGAATAGTACTTTCTGAAGATTTTTCCAGTCGGTGAATTCCCATTCATCGCTATAACTTGCGCTATGCGTCATAAACCCTAATCTACTCCGTTGATTATTTATCTGATTTCCTTTTGGCGCGGAAAGCAAAGCTTTCCCAGTCGTCGTTAAGACGACGATCTGAGTGCTTCGTCCTCTGTACGCCTCATCTTACCCTCTGCTTGGTTTTCCGCTGCTCGTCTAGCCTATTCTGGTTTACGACCCCAGAAACCAAGTATCAGAGTTTTTATTCGTTCCGAAAGTTGGATTGGCTGGTGCTTTAGGGCGATTCACTTTGCCTATTACTTCCTC
Above is a genomic segment from Coleofasciculaceae cyanobacterium containing:
- a CDS encoding reverse transcriptase domain-containing protein is translated as MNGNSPTGKIFRKYYSVYKEEYLKRLEKKTKTWCHQGLREIPIPKKDGSKQLLKVPTIADRAWQCLVKYALEPAHEATFHALSYGFRPGRGTHDAQRQLFNNLNSRVNGIDKIVLELDIEKCFDRISHKAILDRIIAPNFAISGIRKCLKSGTNPEFPNQGTPQGGVVSPLLANIALNGIEDIGKYNHGTQYRYKSIRYADDMVFILKPYSLLV